A part of Microbacterium terregens genomic DNA contains:
- a CDS encoding GntR family transcriptional regulator, whose protein sequence is MSVDENTEVGRSRDGDAGARIAHSIREGIVSGSYPPGTRIRQEDLASRFGASRVPVRQALQQLEYEGLVTVVANAGAWVSSLTLAECEEVYQMRERLEPLLLRYSAPHLSAQEIQKLADLARRITVDGADTDTFLALDRQFHLASYAGAHTSQLGDLIQKLWNTTAPYRRAYVASWEADSRRIAHEEHHLIVAALRDGDVEEAERVLAGHIRRTRRQLVKSPQIFAD, encoded by the coding sequence GTGAGCGTCGACGAGAACACCGAAGTCGGCCGCAGCCGGGACGGCGACGCCGGCGCGCGCATCGCCCACAGCATCCGCGAAGGAATAGTCAGCGGCAGTTATCCGCCGGGAACACGCATCCGCCAGGAGGACCTCGCCTCGAGATTCGGCGCGAGCCGCGTCCCCGTGCGCCAGGCGCTGCAACAGTTGGAGTACGAGGGGCTCGTGACCGTCGTCGCGAACGCGGGCGCGTGGGTGTCGAGCCTGACCCTCGCCGAGTGCGAGGAGGTCTATCAGATGCGCGAGCGACTCGAGCCTCTGCTGCTGCGGTACAGCGCGCCGCACCTGAGCGCGCAGGAGATCCAGAAACTCGCCGACCTGGCGCGGCGCATCACCGTCGACGGTGCCGACACGGACACCTTCCTCGCGCTGGACAGGCAGTTCCATCTCGCCAGCTACGCCGGTGCGCACACGTCCCAGCTCGGTGACCTCATCCAGAAGCTCTGGAACACGACGGCGCCGTATCGTCGCGCGTACGTCGCTTCGTGGGAGGCGGACTCGCGACGCATCGCGCACGAGGAGCACCACCTCATCGTCGCCGCGCTCCGCGACGGCGATGTCGAAGAGGCCGAGCGCGTGCTCGCCGGGCACATCCGACGCACCCGACGACAGCTCGTGAAGAGTCCGCAGATCTTCGCGGACTGA
- a CDS encoding 2-dehydropantoate 2-reductase, with the protein MSDPRIAVLGAGANGASIGADLTAAGHDVLLVEQWPAHVERMRSDGLRILSPEGELHVRPRVANLCEVAELKTDFDVVLMVMKAYDSRWAAQLMEPHLASDGLMAGVQNGMTARVVQDVVGAERTVGVVIECSATMNQPGLVHRHTGVARSWFAVGALPGGPVGRIEEVAGLLRHSGTVAISDDIEAAKWMKLVSNATLLVTSAVLGLPMLDALQLPGYRDVMVAAGNEALAVGAGLGHPVLPIFGLTADEIADRARVVEIMTDKLFAGFVVPGATTTVLQDWRKGRHSEVDDLNGTVVREGIGLGIPTPVNAVVVELAHRIERGEAEPDPGHLARMLVEVA; encoded by the coding sequence ATGAGCGACCCGCGGATCGCCGTGCTCGGCGCAGGCGCGAACGGCGCATCGATCGGGGCGGATCTGACTGCCGCCGGGCATGACGTTCTCCTCGTGGAGCAGTGGCCTGCACACGTGGAACGGATGCGCTCGGACGGATTGCGGATACTCTCGCCCGAAGGTGAGCTGCACGTGCGTCCTCGCGTCGCCAACCTGTGCGAGGTCGCCGAGTTGAAGACCGACTTCGACGTGGTGCTCATGGTCATGAAGGCATACGACTCCCGCTGGGCCGCGCAGCTGATGGAGCCTCACCTCGCGTCGGACGGTCTCATGGCCGGCGTGCAGAACGGGATGACCGCTCGGGTGGTCCAGGACGTCGTCGGCGCTGAGCGCACCGTGGGCGTCGTCATCGAATGCTCGGCCACGATGAACCAGCCCGGTCTGGTGCACCGACACACGGGAGTCGCCCGATCATGGTTCGCCGTAGGTGCACTTCCCGGTGGCCCGGTCGGCCGGATCGAGGAGGTCGCGGGCCTGCTGCGCCACTCGGGAACCGTGGCGATATCCGACGACATCGAGGCCGCGAAATGGATGAAGCTCGTCAGCAACGCGACCCTCCTCGTCACCTCGGCGGTGCTCGGTCTGCCGATGCTCGACGCCCTGCAGCTGCCGGGCTATCGCGACGTCATGGTAGCCGCCGGAAACGAGGCGCTCGCGGTCGGGGCGGGCCTCGGCCACCCCGTGCTCCCGATCTTCGGACTCACGGCGGACGAGATCGCGGATCGCGCGAGGGTCGTCGAGATCATGACCGACAAGCTCTTCGCGGGATTCGTCGTCCCCGGCGCGACGACGACTGTGCTTCAGGACTGGCGCAAGGGGCGTCACAGCGAGGTCGACGACCTCAACGGCACTGTCGTCCGCGAGGGCATCGGTCTCGGCATCCCCACGCCGGTGAACGCCGTCGTCGTCGAGCTGGCGCACCGTATCGAGCGGGGAGAGGCCGAACCAGACCCCGGGCACCTGGCGCGCATGCTCGTCGAAGTCGCCTGA
- a CDS encoding Dabb family protein: MASFRWTPEVTEADVAALTTALQEMAAAIPEIRSYVADTNLHLRPGGADYGIAAILDDAAGLDTYLDHPHHLAVYEKYLGWMLAERSAVQLPISEGAFA, encoded by the coding sequence ATGGCATCATTCCGCTGGACGCCAGAGGTCACGGAGGCGGACGTCGCCGCGTTGACGACGGCGCTCCAGGAGATGGCGGCGGCCATCCCCGAGATCCGCTCCTACGTCGCCGACACCAACTTGCATCTGCGTCCCGGGGGCGCCGATTACGGGATCGCGGCGATCCTGGACGACGCGGCGGGTCTGGACACCTATCTCGATCACCCGCACCACCTCGCCGTCTACGAGAAGTATCTGGGCTGGATGCTGGCGGAGCGCTCCGCGGTGCAGCTGCCCATCTCCGAGGGCGCGTTCGCGTGA